The genomic stretch CCACGCGCCCAGCCTTGAGCTGCTTTGGTTGGGTTACCATCAGCATCAAAAGCTGCACTTACTGCTGGACCACGTTTTTCTACGGTTTTGCTTGGCTGTTCAGTCGCTAAGCCTAAAACTTTTACCGCTAAACGGCGTGGGCTTGCAAACCATTCAACTTTATCAAAGCTTAAATCTGCTTTTTTTAAACCTGCTTCTACATTCTCTGCAAAAGCCATAGCTAATTTTTTCAGTGCCTTAGGAGGCAATTCTTCAGTGCCGATCTCGGCGAGGAAAGTGTGTTTGTTCATCATGATGAATGTACTCTTACTATCAAAATATCTCGTTCTAATTATGGTTCTGGAACGCAAATTTTACATTTTTTTAGAGGTTGCATAGTTTACCACAGTTGATCTAGTTACTCCAAAGGGAGATTTCTGTTGGAGAAAGTTTTTTACACTTTTGATCCTTTTGATTATTTATTTGAGATAATTTATTTATGTTCTGAGTTTCGTTTTTATCATACTTACAAAAAATAAATTTATCTCCTATTTTCCATTTAAAGTATCCTTTATACTTTTTGCCAAAATTTGGTGGAAATTGGAGTTTATTAACTTTGTTTGATATAACGTATACTTTAGTGTTGTTTTTATTTTCAACAAAATTAAAGTCTTCAAGAATAAATGATAAAATATCATTTAATGAAATTGTTTTTATAAAAAAGAAAGTTAGAATTATAACTAGAATTGTTATGATTTCTTTAAATTTTAAAATAGATATAATTTTTTTAAAACAAAATGTTATTTTCTTATGCTTAAAGAAATAACTAAATATATAGATAAAATAAGGTTTAGCAATAATTAATGAGTAGGTGGCGAATACTAACACTATAATGATTAAAATTATGTTATAGGAGCAATATAAATATTTGTTTATATTTGATAATATATAAAAATATATTACTAATATTATAGATGTGAATATTAAAAAATAATCACCCATATCTGCCTTTATATGCAATATAAAGGAAAAAATAATACTTATCGTATAAAAAATTAATATAATACTTCTAAGAATATTAATCCATTCTGGAGGAAATAAAAAAGGTAGGGAATAAATTATTATACAGTAGAAAATAAAAGTATATATTGTAAATACAAAAGGAAATAAAGTTATATTATTGCTTATTTTTAGGAATGATTTAATTGTATATTTAAAATAAATGTAAGTCAATAACAATGGGAGTAGATATAGTATACTAGTAAATCCAATAGCAATAGAGATAATAGTAAAACCGTTCCCAAAACCTATATCATTTAAAGTAATATTTATTTTATTATCTATGAAATATTGATTTATAACTAAATAAGCAATTGTTGTTCCCCATAAAGGAGATAGAACTAAAATTATTTTATTTATATTTTTATCAATACTAAGTAATGAATTTAGGAATGGGGTATTTATAAAATCTTTTAATTCTTTTATAAAATCATTATCTTTTTTATTCTCTTTAAATAAAAATATATTTTTTATATATGAAAAAGGTTGGATAAGATTTTTTATGCATTTAATTTTCTTCATAATGGGATTTTAGAGATATGAAATAAAAATTCGAGACCTTGGCCTCGAATTTTTTAAACGAATAAATAACTATTTCTTACACCCAGGGAACCCTAATGCTTCGCGGCTTGCGTAGTAGGCTTCGGCGACGGCTTTGGTTAAGGCGCGGATGCGAAGGATGTAGCGTTGGCGTTCAGTAACGGAAATCGCTTTGCGTGCATCTAGTAAGTTAAAGCTGTGACCTGCTTTTAAAATACGTTCGTATGCTGGAAGTGGCAGTGGTCTTTCAAGTTCTAATAACGCTTTTGCTTCTTTTTCGTATTGTTCAAAGCATTGGAATAAGAAATCTACGTCTGCGTATTCAAAGTTATAAGTAGATTGTTCAACCTCATTTTGATGGAATACATCGCCGTAAGTGGTTTTGCCTAATGGACCATCAGAATAAACTAAGTCGTAAACGCTATCCACACCTTGAATATACATTGCAAGACGCTCTAAACCATAAGTGATTTCGCCAGTTACAGGTTTACATTCTAAACCGCCGACTTGTTGGAAATAGGTAAATTGTGATACTTCCATACCATTTAACCAAACTTCCCAACCTAAGCCCCAAGCACCTAAAGTAGGGTTTTCCCAGTTATCTTCTACGAAACGGATATCGTTTTGAGTTGGGTCGAAACCAAGCATGCGTAAGCTGTTTAGGTATAATTCTTGGATATTGTCTGGGGAAGGTTTAATTACTACTTGGAATTGATAGTAGTGTTGTAAACGGTTTGGGTTTTCACCGTAACGACCATCGGTTGGACGACGTGAAGGTTGCACGTACGCAAATGCCATTGGTTCTGGACCAAGCGCACGTAAACATGTCATCGGGTGAGAAGTTCCTGCACCCACTTCCATATCAAAAGGTTGAACAACGGTACAACCTTGTTTTGCCCAGTATTCTTGAAGGGCTAAAATCATACCTTGGAAAGTTTTTACGTTAAAATTGGTTTTAAATTCTGAATTGTTCATAGCCATTTACTTTTGTCGATAGAAAAATGCGTTCATTATAAGGGAAAAAGTATCAAAATCCGATGGGCGACCGAAAAAAATTAAAAAAAAGCCCCAAAATTCATAAATTTTTACGAAAATTGGGGCGAGTCGTTATGTGTTGTCTAAAAAGTTATGGGTTTAGAAGTGAGTGAAAACGTCTTCCGCAGCAAAACGAGATTTTGGTAATGCTTTGTTGAAGTCATCTTCAGTGCTGTAACCAAGTGCAACGATTACGACCGGTTCTAAATTTTGTTCTTTTAAGTTAAGTGCTTGAGAAAGTGCTTCTTTATCAAAACCTTCGATTGGAAGAGAGTCGATACCCATATCTGCAGCAGCAAGTAATAAGTTACCTAACGCTAAATAAATTTGGTGAATTGCCCAAGAATCAAGATCTTTTAATTCATTAGCATGTTGATTGAAGAACCAACCACGTACTTCTTTAGCACGTTGCATCACTTTTTCACTTGTGTAGCGACCATCTTCAAGTTCTTTTTGAATGAGCGCATCTAGGTGTGCTTCGCCTAAATCTGTTTTTAAGCAAAGTACCATAATGTTTGAGGCATCAAGGATTTTTTGTGTATTAAATTGGTAAAAGCCCTCAGTTCCTTGAGTCACTTTTTGTTTACCTTCTTCGCTTCCAGTTACCATGATATGCCATGGTTGGATATTGATGCTTGATGGGCTAAGACGTACAACTTCTTCAAGAGCAAGCATTTGATCTTCAGGAATTTTGCGAGTCGGATCAAAATGTTTGGTTGAGTAACGACGTTTTGCCGTATCTAAAATAGACATAATTCACTCCTTGTTATGTAGGAAATTTATCAATTTTTAATATGAATAACCATTCAATTTATAAGTATTCTAAAAGATACCCAGTCTGATTGCAAATTATTTTGTATGCAAAATAAAATTTACCTCATGTTAGGTGCTAAACAGTTTTTGCCATAAATCTTGAATAAAATCTCGCTCAGCAACGTATTCATTTGCGTCAACAGATGCAGGCAACCCCATTAAATTTTGATGATGAATTCGATTGCGCAGGGTCGTGTAGCAATGAGTTAAATAACGACAATTTTCCTCTGATAGAATATTGCCGACTTGCATTAAGCTTTCAAAAATCCGCACGTTATCGGACCATTTTGCCAATTGCGGATAGTGTGGGGCACTCGCAAGTACTAAATATTGGGCGATAAATTCAATATCCGTAATACCACCGCGATCGGTTTTTAAATGAAAAAGATCAGTTTGGTGCGGTGATTGTTGCCACATTTTTTCACGCATTTCACGGACTTCATTACGTAATGTTTGTTGATCACGTGGGGTTATAAGAATGTTGTGGCGTAATTCTTCAAAGCGTCTTTGTAAATCGGTATCGCCACAGATCGCACGGCTACGCACCAGTGCTTGCGTTTCCCACGTCCACGCCTCATGTTGTTGGTAACGGGCAAATGATTGTAGCGAACAACAAATGAGCCCCGCATCGCCCTCAGGACGTAAGCGAATATCTAAATCATAAAGTTGCCCGCTGGTGGTTCTTAACGTAAAAAGGCTAATGATTTTCTGGGTTAATTTGGCATAGAAAAGGGCATTATCAATACTACGTCTTCCACCTTGGGTTTCGCCTTGATATTGGTTATCAAATAAGAAAACTACATCTAAATCAGATTTATAGCCAAGCTCAATGCCCCCTAATTTCCCATAGGCGACCACTAGAAACCCTTTTTGATTTTCCGCTAAACCTTGCGGAATACCAAAACGTTGCGTGACTTGTTGCCAAGCAAAATTCACTACCTCTTGCATCAGACATTGGGCTAGGTAAGTTAAATGATCACTGACTTTCATCACAGGCAACGCACCCAAAATATCGGCAGCGGCAATTTGGAAAAGCATACTTTGTTTAAATTGACGCAACGCATCAATAAAGACTTCCTCATCTTGGGGCGGTAAACGCAATAAATACTCACGCAATAACTGCGGATACTCGCGATATGCAATCGGATTTAATAGGGCAGTACGATTTAACAATTCGTCTAGCAGAATAGGGTGTTTGGCGACTTGTTCTGCAATCATTTGCGAACGGCTACAAAGCTCAATTAATTGCTGACGGACAGGGGGATTTTCGAGTAATAATTCTAGATAAGGGGTACGTGTCAGAATACTTTGTAAAATATGTAAAATTCGCACAAAAAAGGGGCGTGCTGGTTCGGGCATTTCGGCAACGATTTGCGGTAATAATTTTTGTATCACCTGACGACCACGCTCTCCCATCGGGCGTTTGTTGATATGGGCTTTAAAATCATTTAATTGTACTAATAATGCAGAATATTGCGGGTAATTAGCTAAAATTTGTGATATTAGTCACAAAGTAAAAACAAAGCTATTGTAAAAAAATGGCAACAGTTAATAATAAATGAAGTATTACTTCATTTTTTATATCAATTTGGAAATTATTTGTAGTTAGGTTTAAGGAGTCATAGATGAAAAATATTCTCGTAGTTTGTGGAAATGGTTTAGGGACATCGCTCATGATGGAAATGGCAGTGAAAGAAGTGCTTAAAAAAATGGGTGTTGACGCAAATGTAAACCATGAAGATTTATCTTCAGCAATGTCTAGTCAAGCTGATATTTGGGTGGCAGCAAAGGATGTAGCTAAGCAATTAGATACTGCAGGCAAACAAAATATTGTCAGTTTAACGAATATTTTTGATAAGGAAGATATTCAGAAACAATTAATGAATTTTATCTAGAGAGGTTAGTATGCAAACTTTTTTTGAGTTTATGCTCGGACTTCTGAAAGAACCCGCAATTATGGTGGGATTGATTGCGTTTATCGGTTTAATTGCTCAACGGGCAGATTTTTCGACTATTTTAAAAGGCACCAGTAAAACGGTTTTAGGGTATTTAATTCTTGGGTTTGGCGCAGCTGCCTTAATTGGCGCATTAAATAATTTCTCTGCTGTTTTTAGCCACGCATTTGGCACATCTGGAATTATTCCAAATAATGAGGCTATTGTCGCCGTAGCGCAAAAATCTTTTGGTTATGAAATGGCGTTAATTATGTTTTTTGCCTTTGTTGTCAACATTTTATTAGCCCGTTTTACACCATTAAAATATATATTCTTGACTGGACACCATACGATGTTCATGTCTATGTTAGTTGCGGTAATTCTTTCAACGGCACACATTACAGGGATCTGGATGGTAGTTTTAGGTTCTTTAATTGTTGGGGCGTTAATGGTGATTATGCCTGCGATTATTCAACCTTATACAAAGAAAGTGATGGGAACCGATCAGCTCGCGATGGGGCATTTTTCCACACTATCTTATTTAGTGTCAGGGTTTGTGGCGAGTAAATTAGGTAATAAATCCCAATCAACAGAGGATTTAAATGTACCTAAAAGTTTGATGTTCTTACGTGATACTCCTGTTGCCATTGCTATAACTATGCTTGTATTTTTCATGTTATCGTCGTTAGTGGCGGGCAAAGAATTTGTTGATACTGTTGCGAATGGACAGAACTGGATTGTGTTCACTTTTATGCAATCATTTATTTTTGCTGGTGGGGTATATATTGTACTACAAGGCGTAAAAATGTTTATTGCGGAGATTGTGCCAGCTTTCAAAGGGATCTCTGACAAATTAGTGCCAAATGCGAAACCTGCATTAGATTGCCCAATGGTATTTCCTTATGCACCTAATGCCGTATTAATTGGTTTTATTTCATCATTCACCGCAGGTCTTCTCGTGATGTTATTACAGGGGAGTTTAGGCTGGACAGTTATTGTGGCTGGGGTTGTACCACACTTCTTTGTTGGTGGAGCATCTGGTGTGTATGGTAATGCAATGGGTGGTTTGCGTGGCGCAATTTTAGGTGCTTTTACGCAAGGCATTTTAATTTCATTCTTACCAATGTTATTGCTACCTGTGCTAGGTGGGTTAGGTTTCCAAGCAACTACCTTTGCTGACTCTGATTTCGGTGTTGTTGGTTTAGTACTCGGTTGGGCGGTGTCATGATTTTAAAAAAGTTAATTGGTGACAATATTTCTATCGTAATAGAAGATAATCTCTTGCCAGACGTGGCAGTGGATAAGATGTGTGAAAAATTATTGGATTCTGGTGTGATTAAACCGAGTTATGTAGAAGCAATTAAACGTCTGCAACATGAAATCGGTCCATACTATGTAGTTGCACCAAGAATTGCAATGCCACATGCGCGTCCAGAAGATGGCGTAGTCAAAGAAGGCTTACAACTTACAGTATTTAAGCATGGTGTAGATTTAGGCGATAAAGATAATGGCAATGTTTATCTTGCATTAACGTTAGCAGCAACGGGTGCTGAAAATCATATGCAATTAATTCAAGCCGTTGCAAATTTTTTTCAAGATGAAACACGCATCACGAATATTATGCATTGTGATGATATTGAGCAAATCAAACATCATTTAACTTGATGGAGAAGAGATCTCTGAAGATAACACGGATTTTTATAATCTGTCTTTACGCAAAAAGTGATAGATTGATGCGAGTATTTGAGAGGATATGTTAGAAATTAAATGTTTTTTAATGGTATTTATATGATTAAAAAGATAATTTTATATTTCATTTTTAATGAAAATACCTCAAAAAAGGCAAGGAAATTTGATTTGCATTCCTCGATCTCTATGGATTTTTAGCGTACAATAATCGACAATTTTATGCACTACGGGAATGGCAAAACCATTTTTATGGGCAAAATAATAAAATTTATATTTGAATGGAGCAGAAAATGACTAAAAAGTTCAGAAGAACCAAAATCGTTTGTACATTAGGACCCGCTACTGATCGTGATAACAACTTAGAAAAAATTATTGCGGCAGGTGCGAACGTTGTGCGTATGAACTTCTCTCACGGATCCCCTGAAGATCATATGGAACGTGCACGTCGAGTACGTGAAGTGGCAAAAAAATTAAATCGTCATGTCGCAATTCTCGGTGACTTACAAGGTCCAAAAATTCGTGTTTCTACCTTCAAAGACAACAAAATTTTATTAAGTGTTGGGGATAAATTTATCCTTGATGCCGATTTACCAAAAGGTGCAGGCGATCAAAATGCCGTTGGTCTTGATTACAAAACATTACCACATGATGTAAAAGAAGGTGATATCCTTTTATTAGATGATGGTTGTGTACAACTTCGAGTATTAAGCACTGAAGGTAATAAAGTATTTACCGAAGTAACGGTTGGTGGACCACTTTCAAATAATAAAGGTATTAACAAACTTGGCGGTGGCTTATCAGCAGACGCGTTAACTGAAAAAGATAAAGCAGATATTCTTACTGCAGCAAAAATTGGCGTAGATTATCTAGCGGTTTCTTTCCCACGTTGTGGTGATGATTTACGTTATGCGCGCCGTTTAGCAGAAGAAGCAGGACTTTTCGCAAAAATCGTTGCTAAAGTAGAACGAGCAGAAGCAGTAGCAACGGCAGAAGCAATGGATGACATCATTTTAGCATCTGATGTTATCATGGTTGCTCGTGGTGACTTAGGGGTAGAAATTGGCGATGCGGAACTTGTCGGTGTTCAGAAAAAACTTATCCGCCGTTCACGTCAATTAAACCGTGCGGTAATTACTGCAACTCAAATGATGGAATCTATGATCAACAACCCAATGCCAACCCGTGCGGAAGTAATGGACGTGGCAAATGCGGTGTTAGATGGTACTGATGCAGTAATGCTTTCCGCAGAAACCGCAGCTGGACAATATCCAGAAGAAACTGTTTTAGCGATGTCTAAAGTTTGCCTTGGTGCAGAAAAAATGCCAAGCATCAACATCTCTCGTCACCGTTTAGATCGTGAATTTGGTTCAATCGAAGAAGCAGTTGCGATGTCAGCAATGTATTCTGCAAACCATTTACCAGGTGTACAAGCAATTATTGCCTTGACCAGCGGTGGTATGACACCATTATTCATGTCACGTATCAGTTCTGGTTTACCAATCTTTGCACTATCACGCCATGAAGAAACATTAAATCTTTGCGCATTATTGCGTGGCGTTATCCCAGTTTTAGACACCGATCCAAACAGCCGTACCACCCGTGCCGCTCGTGACGCAATCCAACTTCTTAAAGATAAAGGTTATGTTCATACTGGTGACCTCGTCCTCTTAACCCAAGGCGACGAACTCTCACTCGGAAGCACCACAACCTGCCGTACTTTAGTGGTTGAATAAACAAAAAAACATGACACGCGAAAACCCGCAGAAAGGCGGGTTTTATATTTTATAGGATAAAAACTGATGGATATTAGAAATATTTTTTATTTTAAAAATATTGTTGATCAATATTATCCGAACGGATCTACGGAGAGTATTGATATTAAGATGGTTGTTGACTTAGTAAAATCTCAGCTTACACAAATTAATGATAAAAATTTTTCGGAAATTATGATTGGATGTTTTATACCAGATTTATATCCAGGAATGGGTGTTGAGGAAAAATTATTTACGAAACTTACCGAACTTATGGTTGGTGAATGGTGGAGAAGATTAGGTGGTGAGTATAATTTACCTACTAAGAAATCAGGAACAGAGGATGTTGAATTAATTATAGGGAATAATTCAATTATATGTGACGTTAAAGTTTTTAGGCTTGGGCGTAGTCAAAAAGCACCAAATGTTAAGGATTTTATTAAATTAGAAAGTATTAGAGATTGGAAAGATAATTTAAACAATAAATATATTAAAAAGGGAATTTCCCAAAATATTATTGGAGGGATAATTACCTATTCATCTCTACATGAATGGGCACAAAATAGTGCGGTCTATAAAGCATGTACTACACTGGATATGCCAGTAATTATGCTACCATATGAATTGTTGGCATTAATTCTAAAATATAAAGATCGATATTGTTTAGATGATTTTATAGAAATTTGGAATTATAGAGGTAATAAATTAATCCGTTCTGAAAGTAAAAGTAGTTATTGGAATTATATTAATAATAAATTACAGACTTTATTAAACTTAACTGATAATCAATATTATAATGAATTAAATAGTTATCAGAATAATATTATTCAGGCTGTGGAAGAATATATCAAAAATATAAAAAAAGATATATTTAATAATAGAAAACGTATTATTTCTGAAATTAATTATATTCAAGATATTAGAGAATTAAAAAGGCGTTTTATAAGAGATCTTGATAAAGAATACAATAAAGATGCAATAAAATCCTTAAAATATATTAATCTTTTTAGAAAATTTTAAAAAAATAACCCAATTTATTGTTATAATAGATTGGGTTAATTTTTTTATATATTTTTAATTCTATTATTTGCTATTTCAACCATTTCTGAGTTTAGTTCAAATCCTACTCCATTTCTATTCAGTATTTTGGAGGCTAAAATTGTTGTACCACTTCCTGCGAAAGGATCTAATATGTTTTGTCCAGGTAAAGTTACTAATTCTATTAATAATTTCATTAAGTTTAAAGGTTTTTGAGTAGGATGTAATCCTCTATCATTAGATTCAACTAAAATTTTTAGCATATTAGAATGGGTAAGAGTATTAGGATTAATGTTGTATTTAGACAGTGCATTTTCATTCCATGCACCAACTTCATAATTAATTACGTTATTTGATAGTGTATCACCGAGTTTATATGGCTTTTGAAACCATAAGATAGGTTCAAATATTGGTCTCAGGTTAGCAACTCTCCATGAATTCCATTTTTCAGCGTTACATAGATCTCCACGACGTTCGTAAATCTTCGAAATTCTTTGGGCTCTATGTGGAGCTCGATCTCGTTCCCAAGATAGCATATCTTTAAAAGTAAATCCTGCATCTTCAAGAGCAATAATAACTCTATGAGTGAATTGCCTACCAGCAAAAATAAAGACACTTGCACCTGGCTTTAAAACTCGTAACCATTCGGCAGCCCAGTTTGTAACCCAAAGCTGATATTCATGGGATATTAGTTTGTCAGCTGCAGACCATCCATTTAGTGGTTTACCTCTTCGTTTAAAAAGAGAACATTTTTCTTGAGCTATGGATTTTCCACCTAAGGCTGAATTGGTATTATTGTGCAACACGTCCCAACTATCATATCCGATGCCGTATGGAATGTCCGATATAATGGCATGGACTGATCTAGATTCAATTTTTTTTATTAATTCTATAGAATTACCTGAAATTATTTGGTTATTGAATGTTATTTTTTCCATAGTTATAAGATTATCCAGAGAAAATTTATTTTGTTATACAAAATTATAAAACTAATTTTTACAAATTTTAATAAATGTTAATATTATCCTATAAAGGATGAGCTATTAAATGCGCTTTACTGACCTAGCTAGAATAGCTTATTTTTCTAAAAAGTAATAGATAATTAATCTAAATATCAACCTACGCCCTTGGGTGGTGTTGGTGGTGGAGTTGTTTGAGGCGTTCTTTGGCGACGTGGGTGTAGATTTGCGTCGTGGAGAGATCGCTGTGACCGAGGAGCATTTGTACGACACGCAGGTCGGCGCCGTGGTTTACCAGGTGAGTGGCGAACGCGTGGCGTAGGACGTGTGGAGAAAGTTGATCGGTGTCGATATCTGCTAACATACCGTAAAGTTTAATGCGGTGCCAAAAGGTTTGGCGGGTCATTTGTTTACCACGGCGACTTGGGAAAAGCACGTCAATGTGGATGCCGTTTACTAATAATTGGCGCCCATAGACTAAAAAGGCTTTGGTCCAATATGTTGCTTCCTCGCCCATTGGCACAATGCGTTCTTTGTTACCTTTACCGATTACACGAATTACGCCTTGTTCAAGATTGATATTATCCATTGTCAACGACACTAATTCCGTTACCCGCAATCCCGTTGCATAAAGCAGTTCTAACATTGCTTTATCACGCAGTTCAAGCGGATCATCGGTATTTGGGGCATTAAGTAATTCCGTTACCTGATTTTCGCTTAATGATTTAGGTAAGCGAGCGGGTAATTTAGGTGAGGTTAAAAGCGCACTTGGATCATCACTGCGGTAGTTTTCCTGATATAAATAATGGAAAAATTTCCGCAGTGTGCTGAGCATTCTAGCCATACTTGTCGTTTTATAACCTTTCTCAAGGCGTTCGCCTAAAAAGGTTTGTAAATGCACATTGTCCACTTCTCGCAAATCAATTTGCTGATTTTCGAGCCATTGGAAAAAAGCAGTTAAATCTAAACGGTAAGATTGCACCGTGTTTTCAGATAACCCTTTTTCTAACCATAATTCATTTAAAAACTGATCAAGTAGGCTAAAAGTCTGCATGGTTTTATTCCTCCGTTATAACCGTATCAACAGAGGTGACCGCAATGGTTTTCATTTTGCGTGGAATGAATGGAATTGCTAGGAATGCAAAAGCCGCCATTACTAAGAACGTATCTGTTGGAGAAACGCCATATAACCAACCTGCAAGGATGGATAAAATCGCTAAGCTACCACAACCTGCAATCGCGTTGTAAAGTCCTTGTAAGTTAGCAAAGGCTTTTGGTGATTGATAAGAGATGTAACGTACGATAGCGTAGTGGTTTAATGCGAAAGTTAAACAGTGCATTAATTGCAATGGAAGAATTTCTGCAAAAGTGTGTGCAAATGGGAATAATGCCCAACGAATACCTGTGGCAATCGCAGAGATGTAGAATAAATTACGTAATTGCCATTTGCCGAATAATTTCGTTACGAAGAAGAAGAAAATCACTTCGGCAAGTACGCTTAAACCCCAAAGCACACTGGTGGTTTCAACTGGAATACCAAGATGTTTCCAATAGATAACACTGTAAACGTAGTAAGCAGCATGTGAACCTTGAATAAGGGCAACAGCAATGATGATACGTGTTGTGATTGGATTTTTAAGTAATTCTACCAGAGAAGGCGGAGCGATATGAGCAGTATCTGGATCATGGTGATCTTTTGGCATTATGCTTGGCGGAAGCATTTGTGCGGATGCATAACAGAATAATAGCGCCGTTACTACCCAGCCGACATATTGTTCACCGATATAACCGATAAAGGCACCGAATACCGTTACTCCGATCATAAATGCCAGAGAACCGATTAAACGCACACGACCATAATCTAATTTTACTTGGAATTGCCAGGTCGTAGCGAGGGTATCGCTTAATGGAATACCTGCTGAGTTAACGAAGGAGAATAACCATAATCCCGCGCATAGTAGCCAGAAGTTTTGTACCGTGAAACTCATATAAACCATGATGGCACAGCTACCCCAAGCGATTCCACGCAGGGCGGTAAGAAGTTGAGGAGCGGCTTTAATAAAGCGGGTAAAGAACATGCTTCCTGCAAAACGAAAAATGTAAGCGGATGCCATGATAAAACCAATGGTTTCAGCGGCATAAGCCTGAGATTTAAGCCAAGCTGGGAAGAATGGCATAAATACGCCATAAGAACAAAAATAACCGAAAAAGCTAAGGATCAGCCACGGATATGGACGTAATTTCATTAAAATAAATCCTGTTATTGCTAAAAATATTACGATAAAACCTTTGAATTATTACCTAAACGATGAAAACAAAGGTAAAATACGGGCTCATTCTACCGAAATTATTAAGGAACTACTATGCTTTGGTTTAAAAACCTAATGATTTATCGCTTAACCAAAAACCTAGATTGGTCTGAAGAAGCACTACAAGAAAATTTAGAAAAAGAGAGTTTTACGCCGTGTTCACAAGGGGAGATGACACATTTCGGTTGGACAAATCCGCTCAAAGATAGCGAATTATTTTATTTTCAAAGCGGAAAAAATATTTTACTGAAAGCACAAAAAGAAGACAAAATCTTACCCGCTGCGGTGATTAAACAGGAATTAGACGCACGAATTGCTGAACTTGAGAAGAAAGAAGGACGCAAATTACGTAAATTAGAAAAACAATCTTTAAAAGAAGACGTAATTGCGACTTTATTACCGCGTGCCTTTAGTAAAAATCAAACCACAACGCTTTGGGTGGATACGGAAAATCAATTAATTTATGTAAATAGTGCATCCAGTAAACGTGCCGAAGACGCATTGGCATTATTGCGTAAAAGTTTAGGCTCACTTCCTGTTGTGCCTTTAACTTTTGCGAACGATATGAGCGAAGTGATGCGCCATTGGATTATCAATAACGACGCACCACAATGGGCAACGATTTTAGAAGATGCCGAAATTAAAGGCGGTTCTGATGAAGCGGTGATTC from Actinobacillus delphinicola encodes the following:
- a CDS encoding PTS sugar transporter subunit IIB translates to MKNILVVCGNGLGTSLMMEMAVKEVLKKMGVDANVNHEDLSSAMSSQADIWVAAKDVAKQLDTAGKQNIVSLTNIFDKEDIQKQLMNFI
- the glyQ gene encoding glycine--tRNA ligase subunit alpha gives rise to the protein MNNSEFKTNFNVKTFQGMILALQEYWAKQGCTVVQPFDMEVGAGTSHPMTCLRALGPEPMAFAYVQPSRRPTDGRYGENPNRLQHYYQFQVVIKPSPDNIQELYLNSLRMLGFDPTQNDIRFVEDNWENPTLGAWGLGWEVWLNGMEVSQFTYFQQVGGLECKPVTGEITYGLERLAMYIQGVDSVYDLVYSDGPLGKTTYGDVFHQNEVEQSTYNFEYADVDFLFQCFEQYEKEAKALLELERPLPLPAYERILKAGHSFNLLDARKAISVTERQRYILRIRALTKAVAEAYYASREALGFPGCKK
- the glnE gene encoding bifunctional [glutamate--ammonia ligase]-adenylyl-L-tyrosine phosphorylase/[glutamate--ammonia-ligase] adenylyltransferase gives rise to the protein MSQILANYPQYSALLVQLNDFKAHINKRPMGERGRQVIQKLLPQIVAEMPEPARPFFVRILHILQSILTRTPYLELLLENPPVRQQLIELCSRSQMIAEQVAKHPILLDELLNRTALLNPIAYREYPQLLREYLLRLPPQDEEVFIDALRQFKQSMLFQIAAADILGALPVMKVSDHLTYLAQCLMQEVVNFAWQQVTQRFGIPQGLAENQKGFLVVAYGKLGGIELGYKSDLDVVFLFDNQYQGETQGGRRSIDNALFYAKLTQKIISLFTLRTTSGQLYDLDIRLRPEGDAGLICCSLQSFARYQQHEAWTWETQALVRSRAICGDTDLQRRFEELRHNILITPRDQQTLRNEVREMREKMWQQSPHQTDLFHLKTDRGGITDIEFIAQYLVLASAPHYPQLAKWSDNVRIFESLMQVGNILSEENCRYLTHCYTTLRNRIHHQNLMGLPASVDANEYVAERDFIQDLWQKLFST
- a CDS encoding PTS ascorbate transporter subunit IIC, yielding MQTFFEFMLGLLKEPAIMVGLIAFIGLIAQRADFSTILKGTSKTVLGYLILGFGAAALIGALNNFSAVFSHAFGTSGIIPNNEAIVAVAQKSFGYEMALIMFFAFVVNILLARFTPLKYIFLTGHHTMFMSMLVAVILSTAHITGIWMVVLGSLIVGALMVIMPAIIQPYTKKVMGTDQLAMGHFSTLSYLVSGFVASKLGNKSQSTEDLNVPKSLMFLRDTPVAIAITMLVFFMLSSLVAGKEFVDTVANGQNWIVFTFMQSFIFAGGVYIVLQGVKMFIAEIVPAFKGISDKLVPNAKPALDCPMVFPYAPNAVLIGFISSFTAGLLVMLLQGSLGWTVIVAGVVPHFFVGGASGVYGNAMGGLRGAILGAFTQGILISFLPMLLLPVLGGLGFQATTFADSDFGVVGLVLGWAVS
- a CDS encoding PTS sugar transporter subunit IIA, which translates into the protein MILKKLIGDNISIVIEDNLLPDVAVDKMCEKLLDSGVIKPSYVEAIKRLQHEIGPYYVVAPRIAMPHARPEDGVVKEGLQLTVFKHGVDLGDKDNGNVYLALTLAATGAENHMQLIQAVANFFQDETRITNIMHCDDIEQIKHHLT
- the nfsB gene encoding oxygen-insensitive NAD(P)H nitroreductase, which encodes MSILDTAKRRYSTKHFDPTRKIPEDQMLALEEVVRLSPSSINIQPWHIMVTGSEEGKQKVTQGTEGFYQFNTQKILDASNIMVLCLKTDLGEAHLDALIQKELEDGRYTSEKVMQRAKEVRGWFFNQHANELKDLDSWAIHQIYLALGNLLLAAADMGIDSLPIEGFDKEALSQALNLKEQNLEPVVIVALGYSTEDDFNKALPKSRFAAEDVFTHF